Part of the Zhongshania aliphaticivorans genome, TGACGACGCTGCCGCAAAGGGCGTTGAGCTTATTGTGTTTCCAGAAACCTTCGTTCCCTATTACCCCTATTTTTCATTCGTATACCCACCCGTGGCCTCTGGCCCCGAGCACCTGCGCCTTTACGAAGAGGCCGTGCTGGTTCCCGGCCCAATAACCCGCGCTGTTGCGGAACGCGCTCGGGCAAGAGAGATGGTGGTGGTACTCGGCGTCAACGAACGCGACAACGGCAGCCTGTATAACACCCAATTAATTTTTGACGCTGACGGACAGCTGGTACTAAAGCGTCGCAAACTAACACCCACCTTTCACGAGCGCATGATCTGGGGGCAAGGCGATGCCTCTGGCTTGAAAGTCGCGGAGACTCGGGTAGGACGTGTCGGCGCATTAGCCTGCTGGGAACACTACAACCCGCTAGCGCGCTACGCGCTGATGACCCAACACGAACAGATTCATTGCAGCCAATTCCCTGGTTCACTTGTCGGCCCAATTTTCGCTGATCAAATAGAGGCCACAATACGTCACCACGCATTAGAAGCGGGCTGCTTTGTTGTCAACTCCACCGGCTGGTTAAGTGATGAGCAAATAGCATCCATCACCTCGGACCCCAAATTACAGCGCTCACTCCGCCACGGCTGCAATACCGCCATTGTTTCGCCAGAGGGCGTGCACCTGGCAACACCGCTGCGCGAAGGTGAAGGGCTCGTCATTGCCGACCTCGACTTCAATTTAATTACCAAGCGGAAACGCATGATGGATTCCGTAGGCCATTACGCCCGCCCCGAACTCCTTAGCCTGTTGATTAACGACAAGCCCAGCAGCTACAGCCAAGCCATGCCTAGCACCACCCACACCATAACGGGAGAACTCTGCGATGAAGCCGAAGCCAAGCTCGATGCCCACAAGCCACTCACCACAGCGGATGATTACTGAGCTACAAACCCAAGGTTTACGACTAGCAAGTGGCAAGAGCACACAGTTACGACGCAAAGGTGGCGCCGGCCCCAGCGATCACCAAGCTATTACCATTGGCGACACCACCGTCATGGTGCCGGTTTACAGCGACAGCGCTTGGGAGTCTCCCTTTTCAGTGGATGAGTCCAATGACCGCAACTCACTGAACCAAGATGGCATCCCGCTAGCCGACATCACTTTTGTGAATAACCCAAAATTTTATGAGCTGCATACTGCTGACGGTATTCCCTACTCCCATATCGCCACGCTCCACAGCCGCGACGTGTTGGCAACTACGGTACTGCAAACCTGCATTCGCTATGAGAGTCGTCGCAAGGCCTGTAAATTCTGCTCAATTGGTCAATCGCTAAGAGCCGGGCGCACCATTGCCCACAAAACGCCGCAACAACTTGCCGAGGTCGCCAAAGCTGCCGTGGAGCTGGACGGCATTCAACACATGGTGATGACAACAGGCACACCCGCCACACCGGATCGTGGCGCGGCGGTACTTTGCGACAGCGCCCTTGCGATTAAGGCCGCCGTTGACCTGCCCATTCAAGGTCAGTGTGAGCCGCCAAAAGACCCCATTTGGTATCAACGCATGAAAGATGCTGGCATCGATGCCCTGGGCATGCATTTAGAAGTAGTGACCCCAGCACTGCGCGATGAACTGATGCCCGGCAAGGCAGAACTGACGATGGACGTCTATATGCAGGCCTTCGCTGATGCGGTTGCAGTCTTTGGTCGCGGCCAAGTTAGTACCTATATTTTAGCGGGACTGGGCGACAGTGCTGAGGCGATTACAGCGTGCTGCGAAAAACTGATCGCCTTAGGTGTTTACCCCTTTGTTGTGCCCTTTGTACCGATCCGCGGCACTCCTTTAGAAGACCACCCAGCACCTACCGCCGATTTTATGGAACCGCTGTTAGAGACCATTGCTGCCCAGCTCGCTAGCGGCCAATTGCGCTCAACGGATATTAAAGCTGGCTGCGGACGCTGCGGAGCCTGCTCAACCTTATCCAAGTACGAGCACTGAGGAGGCGAAAAGCCATGACTAGCAGCCAAGACCCAAAACATCTGCGCGCGCATTTAGCGGATCACACGCAATCTTACAGTGGCTTTACCATCAAATGGGCCAGCTTACCCTGGGAAGTAAATGAAGCTCAGGCATTGCGGCGCAGAGTCTTTTGCGAGGAGCAAAGGCTGTTTGAGCGCGACGACCTAGATGTCTTAGACCAGCGAGCGACGGTTGATACATCGACAGATCAACAAGCCCGAATCCTTGTGGCGCTGGGCAGCCTATGTGGCTGGCATGAACAAATTGTTGCCACGGTGCGCATTCACCAAGAAGCCCCCGGTGTTTGGTACGGCTCTAGGCTGGCGGTAGATAAGCATTTTCGACGTCAAGGCAAGCTTGGCGCCAGTCTAATCAAACTTGCGGTGTCCAGCGCCTACGCCCTTGGCTGTGAATGCTTTTTAGCCAATGTGCAATTGCAAAACCAAGCGTTATTTGAACGCCTGCATTGGCAACGTATTGGCAGCAATGTGGTTCGTGACCAAGAGCACGCGCTCATGCAGGCCAACTTGGATTTTTACCCACCCTTCACCACCCCCTACAGTGGATTTATTGTTCGCAACCAACACCGCCGGAGACCCCAGAAAGAGCTTGCGCCAAACCTACTATTACCGATGCAGGAACTTGAGGGCAGCGGGCAGATAGGAGCGCAATCGCTATGAATCTGCGCCAATTATTAGATCAGGTTTACCGGCATTCAGGTATCGACCACAAACGCGACATCAGCCGCTTAGCACCGTATATGCCGCCCCTAGCCAGTGGCCTGCACCCCAACGGCGACGATGCCGCCGCACTCCCCAGCCCCGATGGCTACACCCTGTTGGCAATGGAGGGGTTTATTGAAGAGTTTGTCGAACACGACCCCTGGTTTGCAGGCTGGTGCGGCGTCATGGTGAATGTCAGCGACATAGCCGCAATGGGTGGCCGCCCCAGTGCCATCGTCAACGCTATTTGGGACAAGGGCGGGGACAAGGCCGAACGCATCATGCAGGGTATGCACGACGCGGCCACCTGCTTCGGCATTTCCTTAGTCGGCGGCCACACCAACCTCCATGCCAATAACACGCAATTGGCGGTCGCGATTATGGGCCACGCTAAACAGTTACTCAGCAGCTTTGCCGCCCGGCCAGGCCAAGCTCTGGTGGCCGCCATTGATTTACGCGGCGAATATCGCGCGCCATTTCTTAATTGGAATGCTGCCACTGGAGCACCGCCAGCAAGACTGCGCGGAGATATCGCACTACTAGCAGAAATTGCCAACAAAAAATTAGCTACCGCCGCAAAAGACATTAGCCAAGCAGGATTACTTGGCACCACCGTAATGCTACTTGAAAGCTCTGGTGTTGGCGCAGAAATAGACTTAAGCGCGATTCCGCGCCCCCAAGAACCAAGCTGGGCCGACTGGCTTTGTAGCTTTCCCAGCTTTGGATATTTGCTCACTTGCGACCACGACCAATTACCAGCACTGCTAGAAAAATTTCACAGCCGTGATATTGCCGCCGCTGAAATTGGTCAAATAACGCAAGAACAAAACCTTTTTGTTCATCACCAAGAACAGAGGGAGCTGTTCTGGAATTTAGCCACTTCCAGCTTAACTGGACTAGGGAAAGTCCCCCGCCATTCACTTCCCGTACAACAACAGAAGGTACAGCCATGCCCGCTCTAAATTTCACAGTCCGCTGGCCAGACAACAGTGTCGATATCTGCTACTCGCCGTCTACGGTACTGCTCGAGCATCTTAAGGAACACCAGCATTACCCGCTCAACGATTTTTTGCATCGTACCCAGCTTGCGCTAAACAAAGCCAGCGACCGCGTCGAGCAAAAATACGGCTACCAATGCAGCAGCGCAATGGATCAACTCGCCCGTATCAAGACCAAAGCCAAACACTTTGGCCAGCACGACAATGAAACCGTCGAAGTTATCAGCATCACCCCCTGACATGTTGACGCCAACATTTTGTAATAAACGACTTAATATTTTAAGAGGCACATAAAATGAATACCCAAACTACGCCAAAACAGCATTTGCCTGTCATTATCGTTGGCGGCGGCCAAGCCGGCCTGTCGGTTAGTTATTACTTACAAGAACAAGAAATCGAGCACTTGGTACTCGAGCGCAAAACCCTGATGCACAGCTGGCAAAGTCAACGCTGGGATTCGTTTACCTTAGTAACCCCAAACTGGCAGTGTAATTTACCCGGCCATCCCTATGATAGCGACGAACCAAAGGGCTTTATGCGCCGCGACGATATCGTCGCCTACCTCAAACGCTTTGCCGACAAAGTAAAGCCGCCGGTACGCGAAGGCGTCACCGTCAATCGCATTAGTATCGCCAGCGACGGCAGTTACGAAGTGACGACCAGTGACGGCAATTACAGCTGCGATCAAGTCGTGATTGCTTCAGGTGGCTACCAAGCCCCCATCATCCCCCGCATGGCAGAAAAACTACCCGACGACTTATTCCAAATGCATTCCGCGCAGTATAAAAACCCAGAGCAACTCCCCGACGGGGCAGTGCTAGTGGTCGGCTCGGGTCAATCGGGCGCGCAAATCGCCGAAGACCTTCATCTCGCAAAACGCAAAGTGATTCTTGCCACTGGCGACGCACCACGTGTCGCTCGTCAGTATCGCGGTAAAGACGTGGTGGAATGGCTGCACGACATGGGCTATTACGATATTTCTGTTGAGCAACACCCTCTGCGCGAAGGTGTCCGCGACAACACCAACCACTATGTCACCGGTCGCGACGGCGGACGCGAAATTGACTTACGTCGCTTCGCTCAAGAAGGCATGGAACTGTATGGCCTAATGGAAAATTATGACGGAGAAAATTTACTATTTAAAGATAACCTCGCTGCCAATCTAGATCACGCAGACAAGGTCTACCGGAATATCAACACTCGCATCGATACTTGGATATCAGAACAAGGTATTGAAGCTCCTGCTGCCACCGAATACAAAGCGGATTGGCAACCTTCTGAAGAGCGCGGCAAACTGAATTTAGCAGACGCTAACATTGGCAGTGTGCTTTGGTGCATAGGCTACCGCCCCGATTTCGCCTGGCTAGATGCTCCCGTATTCAACGGCATGGGACACCCCCAACACACGCGTGGCGTTAGCGCCCAAACCGGCTTATATTTCATTGGCCTACCGTGGTTGCACACTTGGGGCTCAGGGCGCTTTTCCGGAGTCGCCCGTGATGCCGAATATATTGCTCAACAGATAAAATCACAGGCGGCAGGCGAAGAAGTAAAGAGTGAATTTGCTAGCATTGAAATATAAATCTGCAAACTAAATATGCCCAGAGGTGCTGGCTTCATGCCTGGCCTCATACCTTGTAAACGCTTTAGTTCATTTTACCTAAAGCGTTTGCAAGCACCATAAAAATCAGCACGAAAAGGTGTATCACCTTAAAGCAATTCACCCGATAATAACTAGCTAAGCTCGACATTATCAACAACGATGCAGTTAAAAACCAAAGCTAATAATGAGTACAAGCATAACTAATTATTTTGACTCATTATTATTTTTAATAAGCCATGCCGTACTCTGTGTTATTCGCTCTGCATTCTACAGAGCATAACGGAAGTTTAACGTGTACATGCGCGGGTCTTCTAAGTTACCACAATACTGACAGGGAACAAGAACAGACTGGCCACCAAAATTGATCGTGCGCTCATCTGTTATATTGAGCGCACTCAAACTAACACCCCAGGAATTTTCCAGATTGCTTATACCGACATTCGCATTAAATTTCCAAAACGCATCTTGGATTGTCGCGGCTTCATGGATTGAATCAAAATAGTATTGATCAGAATATTTAGCGTCGAGTCGCGCATTAAACATAAAGCCGCCAAAACCTTTGGTGTAGTCAATAAAAGCACTACCGCTGGCATCTGGGGCTGCTAGTAACGGCTCTCCATTAAAGTCCTCTGTGCCATCAGCGCTGTTTTGACACTCCACAGATTGTGCGTTGACATTCTGCGGACAAGTTCCCTGGAACTCAGTATACCTCGCTCGCAAAACAGCAGCGTTTAGACCAACCATGATATCTTCTGATACAAGGTAAGTTAACTCCACCTCAAGCCCTTTGCTCTCTGCTTCACCAGCATTCTCGACGACAAAAGCCGTTTCGTCGAGGGTAGAGACCTGTAAATTTTCAAACTCGGTATAGAATAATGCCGTATTCAGACGTAAACGCCGATCGAACAACTCCATCTTCGCACCAATTTCATAATTTCTGGCACGCTCTTCGTCATACTCAAAACCATCTATATTTCCAGTAGATTCGGTAGCATTAAATCCACCACCTTTAGTCGCTCTTGCATGAGTGAAGTACAAATTAACATCATCGTTAACTACCCACTGCAAGTTAAAAGTGCCATCTGTATTGGCCTCTTTGCGGGTTTGCTTGTCATAGTCATAAGCCCCCGTACCAGAGGAAGTCGCAAGCGCCAGAACGGCAGGGTTAGTTTCAGGCTCATCAGTTTGATACTGATTAATCTCTTGACTGGCTTTGGCTGATTTTTCTTCCACCGAACGACGCACACCAAGAGTTGCACTAATGGCATCTGTTATATTCCACGTGCCCTGCACAAAACCAGAAAACGCCTCTGACTCCTCATAATAATCAATCGCTGTCGAGTAATGGAAATCAAGTGCAGGTGGCACTGACAATTGCAAATCAATATCTCTTCCCGAGCCCCTTAAATCTAAGGTTCGATCTAAATAATACAAACCACCCATATACACAAAACGTTCACCCACCGGCGAGGTAAACCGCAGCTCATGAGACACTTGCTCGAAGTTTTCGGGGACATATTCAACGACTAAATCTGCACCGCTAAAGTCACCATCACTGGCACTAAAACGGTCATAGGCAGAGTAACCGCCAGTGTAGCTCACTTCAAAATCACCAACTTGCTGCGCAACATTAAGGGTCACACTATCACTATCTTGATCTAAGAAAGTATCACTTGATTTTCCATCCTGATAATTGGTCGTATTAAAAGTATAATCTTCGCCCGCCGCATCTTGCGCCGCCACAATTGACGCAGTTATAGGCGCAAGAATAGGATCCGTTTGCGGCGCAGTACGGTCATAACCAATTATCTGAAACTTACTTCCTTCTTCGTCATATTTACTATGCTCAACTTTCAACAAAACATCGGTGGTATCACTAGCAGCCCAGTCCACGCTTAAACGCACAGCCTGCCCGTTCCCACTTTGATCTGGTTCACCGGGACCATCACCACTGTAATGATTTTCTATAAACGATTCATCCCTAGACTCGCTAACTACTAAACGTGCACCCAAGCCCGAATCCAAAATTGGTCCAGATAATATTCCAGTGAGCACACTACTACCGTACTCAAATTCGTAGCTACCCTGGATTTCCGCTTCAAATTCATCCGACGGCTTTTCACTGTGAATACTAATCGCCCCAGCAATGGAGTTTTTACCAAATATAACGCCCTGTGGGCCACGCAATACTTCAACACGCTGCACATCTAGAAAGGGGATTTGAAATTGTGCTGATCGTCCGGCGTAGATACCATCAACGTACAAACCTACGCTTTGTTCAAATGAGGGGTTTGCTGCACCGGATCCCAAGCCACGCATGACAATAACATTGGCATTGGGCGAGTCACTGATATTAAGATTAGGTACCAGCGATGACATTTCTTCTAGATTACCAATGCCATTTTTTGCCATTGTATCTGCCGATACCGCATTAATGGATACCGGTACATCCTGAATACTCTCAGTTCGTTTTTGAGCTGTCACTATCACTTCTTCAAGCTGTGGCGCGCTGAAAGCAGCCATAGAAGTAATTGAAAGGGTGACCGAGGCCAGAAACTGAGCAGGTGTTTTTGGTGCAATTCTCATCAAACTCTACCTATATATTATTAGTTCAAACGCTAGGGCGTATGTAGAAAAGTATTATGACTACTTGTAATACAATAATACTATCACACTTTAAAAACAACTACGGCAACTAGACTTTTTAATTATCTGTCGGCTCAGCTTGCAAAATAAGTATGACCAACTCATAGAGAATCTTGATTTTATGTATTATTGTATTACATTATAGAGAGATACCATTTGGAGATAAATAATGAAAACCGAATCCCACATTGTTAATGACTTGCATGCCACCAGATACACCCCGGAAGACCAAGAAGCAAAATACGCGCTCGTGATCTCTCATGGCCTGGGTGGCCACGGCGGAATATATAATGCCTTCTGTGCACACCATGCTGCCAAAGGGGTAGAAATCTGGAGTTTTGACGCACCAGGACATGGCCTTTCTACTAGCACTCGCCCACGCGGCCAATTCACAATGGAAGAGTGGGCGCAGGGTACTCGTGACTTCGCCGCCCACGTTAAAGCCAAAACTGGCCTACCTGTCTTTGCACTGGGCTCCAGTCTTGGTGTTTCTGCAGCTATCTCTGCCATAGACTCGCCCGACCTGTCTGGCGTCATCTGTATGGGCTCTGTAGCCGTCCCCGGCAGCCCGACCATCAAAGCTATGACCGAAGCATGGCGCAGTGAGCCTGTACAGGAATTACTAACGCAATTCGGCCGGGCCCTGCGCTTGGATTTACCCCTGTTTTTTGATTTTGACGAAGACTATGGCTTCAAAGGTGCCTACGAAGCCAAGAAACAAGACCCCTTGAACACCTGGTCTTACGATCTAGCTTCTTGGGCATCTATATTGAACTACGTTCCGCCCATCCCCTTGAGCGAAAACACCAAGCCGGTGCTGTACACCGCAGGCTCAAAAGACCCCAACATTCCCGAGGGCGCCTTAGAGCTTATCGTTGCTGAGATTGCCGGCCCGGTAACTCTCAAAATTTTTGAAGACGCCACTCACCAGCTTATGTTGTTTAATACTGAAGAGTACTCAGACTGCGTACACACCTTCTGTCTAGAGAACGCATAAACACAGACCTAAAACAGCTTTTAAACGATGACAGATTTGGCCATTCTCTCAATGAACGGCCAATTTGCAGTACCCACCTAGCTGAATGTAACAAAGCTTTCAGCTAGGTGTAATGCAACATAGACAGGTAGTCACTAAGAGGGCTGGCTGCTTTTAACTGTACTAATGTATACTAATATAATTATATTGCATTGATAAAAGCAGTAGCGGCAACGGATAACCAACTCATATGAGCAAACAACAAGCCTTCAAGGCAGTCACCAAAGTCCCAGCTTACCAATTGGTGGAAGAATCAATCCGTGGCATGATTATGGGCGGAGAGCTTTCTCCCGGAGACCTTCTCCCCCCCGAGACCGAACTGGCAGTGCAACTAGAAGTAACTCGACCGACGGTTCGCGAAGCTTTCCGCTCATTAGAAGGTGCCGGCTTACTCAAACGCGGCCCGCGCCGCCGGATGGTAGTGACCGCTCCCTCACCCCGCATTGTCCACAATGCAATGCACGAAGC contains:
- a CDS encoding Nit6803 family nitrilase: MMAQCKTIRAAAVQLSPDLGSAEGTLAKVLNTIDDAAAKGVELIVFPETFVPYYPYFSFVYPPVASGPEHLRLYEEAVLVPGPITRAVAERARAREMVVVLGVNERDNGSLYNTQLIFDADGQLVLKRRKLTPTFHERMIWGQGDASGLKVAETRVGRVGALACWEHYNPLARYALMTQHEQIHCSQFPGSLVGPIFADQIEATIRHHALEAGCFVVNSTGWLSDEQIASITSDPKLQRSLRHGCNTAIVSPEGVHLATPLREGEGLVIADLDFNLITKRKRMMDSVGHYARPELLSLLINDKPSSYSQAMPSTTHTITGELCDEAEAKLDAHKPLTTADDY
- a CDS encoding MSMEG_0568 family radical SAM protein, whose product is MKPKPSSMPTSHSPQRMITELQTQGLRLASGKSTQLRRKGGAGPSDHQAITIGDTTVMVPVYSDSAWESPFSVDESNDRNSLNQDGIPLADITFVNNPKFYELHTADGIPYSHIATLHSRDVLATTVLQTCIRYESRRKACKFCSIGQSLRAGRTIAHKTPQQLAEVAKAAVELDGIQHMVMTTGTPATPDRGAAVLCDSALAIKAAVDLPIQGQCEPPKDPIWYQRMKDAGIDALGMHLEVVTPALRDELMPGKAELTMDVYMQAFADAVAVFGRGQVSTYILAGLGDSAEAITACCEKLIALGVYPFVVPFVPIRGTPLEDHPAPTADFMEPLLETIAAQLASGQLRSTDIKAGCGRCGACSTLSKYEH
- a CDS encoding MSMEG_0567/Sll0786 family nitrogen starvation N-acetyltransferase → MTSSQDPKHLRAHLADHTQSYSGFTIKWASLPWEVNEAQALRRRVFCEEQRLFERDDLDVLDQRATVDTSTDQQARILVALGSLCGWHEQIVATVRIHQEAPGVWYGSRLAVDKHFRRQGKLGASLIKLAVSSAYALGCECFLANVQLQNQALFERLHWQRIGSNVVRDQEHALMQANLDFYPPFTTPYSGFIVRNQHRRRPQKELAPNLLLPMQELEGSGQIGAQSL
- a CDS encoding sll0787 family AIR synthase-like protein, whose amino-acid sequence is MNLRQLLDQVYRHSGIDHKRDISRLAPYMPPLASGLHPNGDDAAALPSPDGYTLLAMEGFIEEFVEHDPWFAGWCGVMVNVSDIAAMGGRPSAIVNAIWDKGGDKAERIMQGMHDAATCFGISLVGGHTNLHANNTQLAVAIMGHAKQLLSSFAARPGQALVAAIDLRGEYRAPFLNWNAATGAPPARLRGDIALLAEIANKKLATAAKDISQAGLLGTTVMLLESSGVGAEIDLSAIPRPQEPSWADWLCSFPSFGYLLTCDHDQLPALLEKFHSRDIAAAEIGQITQEQNLFVHHQEQRELFWNLATSSLTGLGKVPRHSLPVQQQKVQPCPL
- a CDS encoding MSMEG_0570 family nitrogen starvation response protein → MPALNFTVRWPDNSVDICYSPSTVLLEHLKEHQHYPLNDFLHRTQLALNKASDRVEQKYGYQCSSAMDQLARIKTKAKHFGQHDNETVEVISITP
- a CDS encoding MSMEG_0569 family flavin-dependent oxidoreductase — translated: MNTQTTPKQHLPVIIVGGGQAGLSVSYYLQEQEIEHLVLERKTLMHSWQSQRWDSFTLVTPNWQCNLPGHPYDSDEPKGFMRRDDIVAYLKRFADKVKPPVREGVTVNRISIASDGSYEVTTSDGNYSCDQVVIASGGYQAPIIPRMAEKLPDDLFQMHSAQYKNPEQLPDGAVLVVGSGQSGAQIAEDLHLAKRKVILATGDAPRVARQYRGKDVVEWLHDMGYYDISVEQHPLREGVRDNTNHYVTGRDGGREIDLRRFAQEGMELYGLMENYDGENLLFKDNLAANLDHADKVYRNINTRIDTWISEQGIEAPAATEYKADWQPSEERGKLNLADANIGSVLWCIGYRPDFAWLDAPVFNGMGHPQHTRGVSAQTGLYFIGLPWLHTWGSGRFSGVARDAEYIAQQIKSQAAGEEVKSEFASIEI
- a CDS encoding TonB-dependent receptor; the protein is MRIAPKTPAQFLASVTLSITSMAAFSAPQLEEVIVTAQKRTESIQDVPVSINAVSADTMAKNGIGNLEEMSSLVPNLNISDSPNANVIVMRGLGSGAANPSFEQSVGLYVDGIYAGRSAQFQIPFLDVQRVEVLRGPQGVIFGKNSIAGAISIHSEKPSDEFEAEIQGSYEFEYGSSVLTGILSGPILDSGLGARLVVSESRDESFIENHYSGDGPGEPDQSGNGQAVRLSVDWAASDTTDVLLKVEHSKYDEEGSKFQIIGYDRTAPQTDPILAPITASIVAAQDAAGEDYTFNTTNYQDGKSSDTFLDQDSDSVTLNVAQQVGDFEVSYTGGYSAYDRFSASDGDFSGADLVVEYVPENFEQVSHELRFTSPVGERFVYMGGLYYLDRTLDLRGSGRDIDLQLSVPPALDFHYSTAIDYYEESEAFSGFVQGTWNITDAISATLGVRRSVEEKSAKASQEINQYQTDEPETNPAVLALATSSGTGAYDYDKQTRKEANTDGTFNLQWVVNDDVNLYFTHARATKGGGFNATESTGNIDGFEYDEERARNYEIGAKMELFDRRLRLNTALFYTEFENLQVSTLDETAFVVENAGEAESKGLEVELTYLVSEDIMVGLNAAVLRARYTEFQGTCPQNVNAQSVECQNSADGTEDFNGEPLLAAPDASGSAFIDYTKGFGGFMFNARLDAKYSDQYYFDSIHEAATIQDAFWKFNANVGISNLENSWGVSLSALNITDERTINFGGQSVLVPCQYCGNLEDPRMYTLNFRYAL
- a CDS encoding alpha/beta hydrolase; this translates as MKTESHIVNDLHATRYTPEDQEAKYALVISHGLGGHGGIYNAFCAHHAAKGVEIWSFDAPGHGLSTSTRPRGQFTMEEWAQGTRDFAAHVKAKTGLPVFALGSSLGVSAAISAIDSPDLSGVICMGSVAVPGSPTIKAMTEAWRSEPVQELLTQFGRALRLDLPLFFDFDEDYGFKGAYEAKKQDPLNTWSYDLASWASILNYVPPIPLSENTKPVLYTAGSKDPNIPEGALELIVAEIAGPVTLKIFEDATHQLMLFNTEEYSDCVHTFCLENA